TTGCTCTTATCCGATGTAGTGCCTGATGATTTTGCAAACCATTTTATTTCCGAGTTCCACAAAACATTTTGTTCGCCGTGCAATACACGATCAATATAAGATTTATACGCTTCATAATCGCGTATGGGTACGGCAGTGCGATACTGTTCGACACTGCGAATATCCTGAAAATGATGCGCTTTGCCGAACACAGTATCTTGTCCTTCATTTAACAGATAAAGAAATGTCTCCTTCTGTTTCAACAAAGGTTCTTTTTTGAAATACTCAATTTCATCGATGCGGCGCAACATGTACCACTTTATAATAGAAGACAACACGATATAAGAGCAATATTTTTGGGTTTAGGCGAACAAATTTAGCGATATTTTTTATTTTGTTCAGGGATACTGTTTTTTTTGAGCGAAGGGAAAATATTCCGATAAAACACACCATTCACCACAAGGCTTCGTATCTTTGTTGTTGATAAATATATACCAATCTATCACAGCAATATTTATAAAAAAATGATTAAAATAGGACTATTGGGTGTGGGGCATTTAGGAAAAATCCATTTGAAATTGCTTCACGAAATAGCAGATTTTGAAGTAATAGGTTTTTACGACCCCAACGAACAAGCCGCCGCTTGGGTACAATCTCATTATCCTGCTCTGCCTCGTTTCACCGATGCCGCCACCCTGATTGCCGCCACTGATGCCGTAGATATTGTAGCACCCACGCTGCACCACAGTGTTTTGGCATTGGAAGCCATCGCCCAAAAAAAACATATATTTATTGAAAAACCCCTCGCCGCCACCTTAGCCGAAGGCAAACAACTCGCCGAACGTGCCACCGCCGCCGGTATCATAGGGCAAGTAGGTCATGTAGAACGGTTTAATCCGGCATTTTTGGCACTAAAAGATAAAAAATTACAACCCTTATTTATAGAAACACACCGTTTGGCAATTTTCAACCCGCGCGGCACCGATGTAAGCGTTGTAATGGATTTGATGATACACGACTTAGATATGGTACGCCGCTTAGTGGGCAGCGAAGTAACCGCCGTACACGCCAGTGGAGTAGCCATTGTATCTACTAATCCCGACATTGCCAACGCGCGGCTTACATTTGCCAACGGTTGCATTGCCAACATTACCGCCAGTCGCATTTCTATGAAAAACCTGCGCAAGATGCGTATTTTTCAGCCCGATGCCTACATCAGTTTAGATTTTTTGGAAAAGAAAAGCGAAATCTTACAACTTTTCGACGACGAGCCGCAAGATGTTTCTTCGGTGCGTTTGGATATAGATACTCAACACAGCAAATTTATCAGCTATGTTCAAAATCCGACCGAAGCCGTCAATGCCATTAAAATGGAGTTGGAATATTTTGCAAAAAGTATTCGCCAGCAAATGCCGCCGCCCGTTACTTTTCAGGACGGCTACGAGGCACTGCGCTTGGCTTTATGGGTAAGCAACGAAATAGAAGCACATGCAAAAACAGTTCGGCGATAAAAACAGGAAAAAGAACAAAAAAAATAGGCTGGAGTTACCTCCAGCCTACCCACTATGAAAAAACTCAAGCTTTGTAGCACTATAGCCATCGTAAAAGAGGGAGAATTGGGAGTTCGTTTAAGGAAGGAACGATGGTAGTTATAGCACTAAAGCTTTCACTTGCAAAGATAAACCCTGTTTTTATTTTTGCCAAATTTTTTTTCAAAAAAAATGTTAAATTTTTATTTCTATCCTTGTATTTATGTCTGAAGAAGAATTACAACAACTAAAAAAACTGATACAAATAGCCGAAAATTATTGTGCTTATCAGGAGCGTTCTATCAAAGAAATACAAAGTTTTTAAAAAAACACCAAGCCACTCCCCAACAGTCGGAGTCTGTTATTCATCATTTACAAACACACAATTTTTTACAACAGCAACGCTTTGCGTTAATGTTGGCACAAGGAAAGTTTAGGATAAAAAAATGGGGAAAATTGAAAATCAGACAAGCTCTTCAACAAAAGGGAGTCGCTGAAACGGATATTCGGCAGGCTTTGGAGAACATAGACAAAGAAAGCTATCAGGAAACATTAAAAACAATTGCAGAAAAAAAACTTGCGCTTATCAAAGAAGAAAATCCTCTGAAACGACGACAAAAACTTATCGCTTTCTTGCTTCAAAAGGGTTATGAAATGGAAGAAATTTTGCATATTATCCCATCATTAATTAACACCATATCCGAATAAATAAAACCGATATATAATAATGTAGAATGACGATATTTTACATTATTATCATAAAAATACCTGTCAAAGTGTTAAATTGTTTTTAAAAAAATAAATGTTTTTAAAAATTTGAATATTTATTATAAGTACAGGCAATACAATAAATATTTACAAATCAATTGATTATATTTTAAAATCAACAAAAAAGCTATAAAACAACTTTAAAAATGTATTTTTGGAAAGGTAAGATTTTACAATATTTTAGCTTGATTATAAATTAATATATAAGTAATTTTGCATTAAATTATATTAGTAATAGTGTAAATAATTTTAAAAAATTAAAAATATCTAAAATTTGAACACGTAAGAAAACAGTAGATTGTATTAAATATTTGCTTTTTTTATTTCTAACTTTGCAAGTGTTACTATGAATTTTTATAAAATTTCTTAACCTAAAATATTAAAAATTTATTCTTATGACTATTATCAAAAGTACATTTTTACGATGGTGTTTAGCACTTTTCTTGGCATATTTGCCACTGAATAACTTACAAGCACAAATAGATCCCTCTGATGAGGAGTATGTAATGGAGTTTCTGCAACAGCAATACGCCGACTGCTTGGGCGAAAACACTTTCACCAACTTAGACGAACTCTATACCTTCATCGAAACCAACTGTGCACCTGATTGGGGCGGCGGCGATGATTGGGAAGATTGGGGCGATGATGACAGCACTTGGACTTGGACAGAAGAAGACGAAATCGCTTGGCTCTCTGAATACTACGCCGACTGCTTGGGCGAAAACACTTTCACCAACTTAGACGAACTCTATACTTTCATCGAAGCCAACTGTGAAACTAACTGGGGCGGCGGCGATGACGACTGGGACAACTGGGGTGATGGTGACACTATCAGCGGCGATGATTGGGAAGATTGGGGCGATGATGACACTGCCTGGACTTGGACAGAAGAAGACGAAATTGCTTGGCTCTCTGAATATTACGCCGACTGCTTGGGCGAAAATACTTTCACCAACTTAGACGAACTCTATACCTTCATCGAAACCAATTGCCAAACCAACTGGGGCGGCGGCGATGATTGGGAAGATTGGGGCGATGATGACACTGCCTGGACTTGGACAGAAGAAGACGAAATTGCTTGGCTCTCTGAATATTACGCCGACTGCTTGGGCGAAAACA
The window above is part of the Sphingobacteriales bacterium genome. Proteins encoded here:
- a CDS encoding Gfo/Idh/MocA family oxidoreductase translates to MIKIGLLGVGHLGKIHLKLLHEIADFEVIGFYDPNEQAAAWVQSHYPALPRFTDAATLIAATDAVDIVAPTLHHSVLALEAIAQKKHIFIEKPLAATLAEGKQLAERATAAGIIGQVGHVERFNPAFLALKDKKLQPLFIETHRLAIFNPRGTDVSVVMDLMIHDLDMVRRLVGSEVTAVHASGVAIVSTNPDIANARLTFANGCIANITASRISMKNLRKMRIFQPDAYISLDFLEKKSEILQLFDDEPQDVSSVRLDIDTQHSKFISYVQNPTEAVNAIKMELEYFAKSIRQQMPPPVTFQDGYEALRLALWVSNEIEAHAKTVRR
- a CDS encoding RecX family transcriptional regulator, which codes for MCLSGAFYQRNTKFLKKHQATPQQSESVIHHLQTHNFLQQQRFALMLAQGKFRIKKWGKLKIRQALQQKGVAETDIRQALENIDKESYQETLKTIAEKKLALIKEENPLKRRQKLIAFLLQKGYEMEEILHIIPSLINTISE